DNA from Homo sapiens chromosome 1, GRCh38.p14 Primary Assembly:
ctGTTTTACACAATAGCAACCTGCATCTCAtggaggttaaataactttttttttttttttttgagatggtgtctcgttctgttgcccacactggagtgcagtgactcaatctccgctcactacaacctcggcttcccaggttcaagcgattctcctgcctcagcctcccgagtagctgggattacaggcttgtgccaccacccccaactaatttttgtatttttttttttagtagagatggggttttgccatgttggccaggctggtctcacactcctgacctcaggtgttccgcccgcctcggcctcccaaagtgctgggattacaggcatgagccaccgcgcccagcctaactgttttaatgttaatgaatgATAGTCAGGACTCAATTCCATGTATGTTTCAATTCCAAGATCCATGTTCTTTCCACTGACTCCATAATGCCACTAACTTCGTAAAATTAATTGAGAACTCTACTCCTAAACCTTGAAGTCTTAAAAGAACCCCGGGACCTCCACCAATCTCTAGATCAAAAGTCATCAAAATACCTACAAAACAACAGACACAGAttcccttttttcctcctttgatgAAAGGCTGTTTTGGACGAATGGGTACCTCTTGCTCTTCTACTAGACATTACACTTCACCATCTGTTCAAGCAcgtgaaataataaaatgatctgcatatttttagaaataattttgaatgatAGGATGTGTCTATGGTTGAAATGACATTATATTTGCACTTCAACACAGTTTAccgaaataaatttttttttcaactttctcaCTTGCGATGATGGTGGTAGGAAGGGTATTAAAATCCCtaaactgaagggaaaaaaaaagtttttcttcgAAATTTACTTCCAGGACGTCAGGGATCTACTGCACTTGAAATATGATTCATCTGGAAAACCACAGGCTTCCAGTGCCTCGGTAAAGTGGGTAGGTTACCAGGGTTATTTTGCCGCGTCCCCAACACCAGTTGTTCCTGGGGATCCTCTGTGGAGCAGATAGGTGCCCGTCATAAATGAGACGGTGAATTCAGGACTGGCGGGTGAGGTCTAAAGTGGGAAAGGAACCCAGCAACACCCGCGGTGAGCGGCGGCCGAGAGGCACCTGCCGGGTCCTGCAAGCTGGCGGGAGCTCCGAGAGCCGGAATGGGGCGCCTCCCTTCCACGCGCCCGCGGAGCACCGGCCTTGGACGGCGGCGGGGCGCACGGCCCGCGCTCGAAGCCCCCCCGGGGGCAGAGGGCCGGGCTGGCTGGGCCGGGTGGCCCAGGGAAGGGTTCCCGCGGCAAAAGATGCCGGGGCGGGACCCGGTTCCCTCCCTAGCCTTCAGCGGCCCCAGGGGCGGAGCCTCGCCGAGCTGAGGCCCGAGGGGCGGGGCTTAAGGCCGCGCGAGGAGGGCGCGGTTGCCGGAAATTGAAGAGCCGGGGTTCAGATTCTGACTGCGGCGGCTCGTCGGGGGAGACTGTGGGTGTAAACGGCCTCCAACCTGCCTCCCTACCTGTCGGCGAGAGAAGAGAGCGGTCCCTGGCTGCAGCACCCGGGAGCCGCAACGCTGGCACAGCACCGCCTTCCGGTTTCGGCCCTCGGCTGACACTAACTCGCTCGGCTGCTCCGCTGGTTCCATCGCCGCTGCCGCCACAGGCTCCTCAGCCACGGCTGCGCAGACGCTGTCTCTGCTGGCTCGTTATTCACTGCGCTGGCGCGGCTTGGCAGAGGCGGGGCGGCGAGCGGACGGTCACTATGTCTCTGCGCAGGCGCCCGCTTCCCCGCTCTGGACTCTACTGCGCAAGCGCCTTCATTCATTGCCTAACCTAAGTGGCTAGGTGTCGGCAGGCTTTGTGACAGGGACACTTCTTGGCACCAGTGACACATCTCCATACCCACCTGGCCACTGGGCTTCACTTAAAACCTAGACAAATCATTAGGTTGACCTTACTGTTTAGTTTTCTGGGATCTGAATTTAGTCTCCTGAATAAATGGGGACATTATTGGGGGCAATATGAAGGGAATCTGGGTCGGACTTCCCATCAAGTTTTAGCCACATTAGCTTCTTCTATAGGAAACTACTTAGAGGGGCATGTATCTTTTCGGTATTGGAAAAAGATGCGTGGAAACTTTAATTGCTGGTCTCTTCTACTCATTGTGACCATTTACTATGCGGCAAAATGTGTCAAAGCGCCTTTAGAAACTTACTAAATCATCAGTTTCCTTACGGGGTCGGCACGCTTGTGCACAAAATGAGAAAGGTAAAGATCAGAAAGGTTGCAGCACAACTCTAAAGCCACTGCTCTTAATTAACTAGGATTGTCAGGAAAGCAAGATTATTTCAGACAGAACAGTATTATATATGAACAAGGGTGAGAACAAATTTAGGAATGGTTAGTAGACCACTGTGGCTGACCCACATTACACGTGGGGAGAAGTGGTAGTAGAGGTAGGTAAGGCAGAGTGGGCCCAGAGCTCCATGGCTTTAATGTCATGCTAAGgaatttaacattaataacatgAACAATGGGAATCTGTGGAATTTTAGGCCAGAAATAACTGTTCGATATTTACTGTCTGCTGTATGTTAAGCACTGTAATGATCCTATCTGTGCTTCAGAAAGATAACCTATGAATAAATAGAGGGGCTAGAttgaagagaggaaaaagagtaGAGGTAAGGTATCAGGTAGCTATTACCTCATCAGTCTAGCTCAGAAAGGCCCTGAAGCTAGCAGAGGGAACAAAGATATGGGAATGGACTTGAAACAATTAAAATTGTACAGAACTTAGAAACTAGCTGGATGTCTGTATTGTGATGGGGGTGACACAAAGCAACTGCTGGTTTTCCCAGGTTAGATAACTAAGTAGCTGGTTGCCAGTTATGGgagcttaaaaaaataagatgaaccACCAAATTAGGGGTatctctgtgtatgtatgtgagcaCATGAAAGTGTGTACGattgtgaagagtgaaaaagGAGCTGTTTTACGTGTTGATTTTTCTGTAGAACATACCATTGTGGCTTCAGTGTATGAACTATTTGTGAAGTTGGTCTGAAACTCATTAGTCAGCACTGAAGACAGCATAGGAGCCATCAGTCCTTCACCCTCCCCTGGATCTCTTCCTGAGATAGGAAAAGTCACGTTTTATAGGCTTTGGTTTAATTAGCATGCACAATCCATCTGCCAAAGTTGGTAGGCATCTTTTAAGGAAAATAACTTCCTCATGTGGCTCCTCCTTCCTTTTGCTCTGGAAGCATCAGGACTGTTTCAGTTTTGCAGGCCTTCCGCATAGCTGTTTATATCACATGCCACAAttcaaagcaaatggaaaaaaggaCTGGTGTGACTGAAACCCTGAAATTCAAGCGCGTGCTAAGTGAATTCAAGATCTTTTCTGTATTCCTTTTTCAAGTAACTCCAAGCGTCAGAGGGGCTAATGAATATGGCAAATCAGGTaaatattttactgatgagaatcTCCAAAGTGTAAAGTGGCTACCTCTTACCTGTGTCTAACATAGAAATAGCGGAACTAGTTGGCAAACACACAAGATGAACAGCTTGAAGAGACAGGAGCTACGGCTGATCCCTACATCTTTCCCTCCCAAATATCTACTAAAGGCAATGTTGGTTAGCCACAAACTCTCGGCATTTGAGACcgttgatttttaatattttcttaaaaaaatacaaaggaaattaACTCTGTAGGTCAATACAACtcagggaaagagggaaaaatggaATTTCAGAGCAAAGGTTGTTTAGGTTATCACATTCCCACACTCCTAATACCCACAAAACAAGAATTTCACTCCATGACACAGAGGAACATTGAATGGTAGCTCAGAAATGTTGATAGCTGAGGTACTGAAACTAACAAAAGGATTTTGGTTGTCCTTGATTATTCTGTCCTGTGATGAATAAAATCTACACTAAAGGACAGGTAAGGAAAACTTATAGCAGAAAAAAGACTAGATGTACCAAACACAGCAGTACAAACCACTCCTTGGCAGACATGTGCTTCTAAAAGAATGGGGCAGTAATCAGGTAGCTGAACTACTAGGCTACTGTCACTCCCAGCCCATCCCCAAATAAATAGTGTGGAAGTGTAATAGTGTAGTAGTATTTGATCCAACAAAGAAAGGCTTTCACCCCCATTCAAGGCAAACATTGCCATGGCTAGATGAGCCCTGGCAGGTAATAAGATGACTGTAAAATCACAGGTTCTTCTAGTTTATCCCCAGTTATACTGAACTCCCACATTGATGTCATCTTCTCTCATCCCAACATTTGTTCACTCTTTTATGCTGTCTCCAGTGCGAAAGACCTCGGGGAAATAAAAAGATCCTTCAAATAATATACCCTTCTCAGTCTTCCAGGTTATGTAATACTTCAGTGCTGTTCTAGGTTCACTCACAATCAAATTCAGTTTAATTCACTTAATTCTAACTTCAATTCTGATATACAAATCCTGACCTCCAAAAGAAGTGTCAGATgagtctctctctcccttgtcCCCAAAGTTTTGTGGGGCTCTCCCTTTTGTTTCCCTCTAGAATGGAACTGTGTTGCCCCTAGCTACCTGTATATGAGAAAATGTAGttgttcctggaaaaaaaaaaaaagacttggattTTACCAAGTTTACTTAAACTGGTATCTTTCCAATCATCTAGGCTGGATATTGCCCATATCTAGTAGGCTATACTCACCTTAGTTCTTTGCAACATATGAGGCACAACATACATATAGTACACCAAGCATGTGGTAAGTTAGAAATGACAGGAAAGTGCTCCCCAAAGCAGTGGGAGAGGCAATGTGGTCTCTCACATCCATTCAATGTGCATTCTTTTTCCTGGAATATCTGTTACCCACCCTTCTCAGGAACAAGAACCAGGACGACGGGGAGTATGTGTCAAATAAGTACAATCATCACTGCACTGGTGCCTGTAATCACCCGGTGCACATAGTGAGAAACAGacattctggaaaggatttttgATTCTCCCACTAACTGTCCACTGGACTGGTCACTAGCTCTGGATGGTGCTCCAACAATGGTCACTTCTCGCGGAGAACACAAACACCAGCATCACAGCGCTGGGTTCCCATGGATGTCACGACTTCCCAGCTGTCGATGATAGGGTCATAACATTCAATGCTACTTAGCAGGGAATTACCATCATATCTGAGTgggaaagaagcaaaagaaagaaatgagtcagctgcgtgcagtggcacgtgcctgtaatcccaactatgcaggaggctgaggtaagaggattgcttaagcccaggagggaatttgagaccagcctgggcaacatggtgagaccctgtctcaataaaatttaaagaaagaaagaaagaaattagccttCTATTCCTTTCCACACAAGTCCTTCATTAAGGCTGCcactggaggccaggcatggtgactctcacctgtaatcctagcactttgggagactgaggtggaaggattgcttgagcccaggagttggagaccagcctaggcaacataaaaAACTAGTCTGGcacagtggcgtgcacctgtggtcccagctactctactcagactccagcctgggtgacagagcaatactctgtctctaaaaaataaaaaaaatctaataaaaaaaatcaagttgccACTGGAGATGTCTACCCCTACCCAAGTCTTGTCTCTGTCCAAAAATGAGGATCAGATCACATAGACTCTTGCTCTGGCTACATATTGAGTCTGGATTCGTTTCTAAATCCTCACCCTGCAATTGCATAGAGTCTCCCCCGAAGCACTGTGGCCCCTACATAGCATCGTGGAGTGGTCATACTGGTGACAGTTGTCCAGGAATCAGTGCGAATGTTGTATGCTTCAACGGAAGAAAGGTGGGCTGTACCATCAAATCCCCCCACCACATAAATATGGTCATTCAGCAGGGCTACTCCTGCACCTGGGGAAAATGAATGCATTAGCAAATGTATGGTACTAAGCCTAGAATCTGAATTATAGAAATAAACTACGGTCACTAATGACTAGCTGAGTTCTACAGTAGATGAGGGATATGGAATGGGCCCACACGGGCCTAGAATAATCTAGTCCAGCACAAGTTATTCCATCTATAAACCCTTTGGCTTGGACTTGAaatgataaaagataaataataaaaatggttcTCTTCTTTACTTTCATTAACTCAGAGCCCAACCCTTCTAAttaggagaaagggaggaagtgaAAAAAAGGTGGCAATAAAGGTAGATGGAGGGAAAGGAGTTGTGATTATGGTTCTGAAGCAATTTTTACCCAGAGTAAGTAAACTAGAACAGCACAGTGCTCTCTCCTTTTCTATATCCCAGCCTGCTCCACTTCAAAAAGCTCTTGGTGAAGGTAAGTAGCTACTCTTTTGTCCTTATGCATTAGAGActttatttaacagatatttattaagcatgtaCTACACAGGCAAAATTGTACTAGATATTCTAAAACGTAGGGAGAGAACAAAGACATGAAGGCTTTTGCTTTCAAATTTATAATCTAGTTGTAAGTATCAACTGTCTTTATCCTAGTAtttagagaaaacagagacaaGGAGGAGAGCAGAATCTCATTTTTACATTAATCTACGGTTTGTCCCATGCACCACCATTATATATGTAAAGGTCTGACAGCATCGCCTATTGTCCCCTCCCTCAGATCTGGTCTTACCAGAACGCTTGGTGGCCATTGGTGTAACATTAGTCCAATGTCCTGTATGAGGGTCGTATTTCTCAACTGAATTTAAGATATTCAAGCCGTCATATCCTCCTGGAAGACAGAGACCATTCCAGAAAGAGTGGTAAATCCTCATGCCCATTCCTGGTCGGTTTTTTTCTGAGTGCTTCAActaattattttagtttcaaTTTTCCCACAAGAGTTCCAATAACTctaagagaaatctgacattatgcttataagaaaaagataatcccaattaatggaaaatatattaagaCACACCAGGGTTTTAGTTGAAGGGAAGTCTATGAACGTCATTTTGGTAAAAAGGAATCCTTACCCACAGCCCATTACCCATTGAGTTCCCTCCCATTCCTGCATCCCAGACTCAATACCTAGACAGTAGATCACTCCACTGGCCACTACGAGTCCGGCACCTTCCCGGGCTGTCTGCATATCTCCCAGCATGCTCCACTGGTCAATGTTTGGATCATAGCGCTCCATACTGGTGTGACGCCTGCTTCCATCAAAGCCTCCAGAGACATAGATCATATCTGCTCAGAATAAACAAATTACAGACTATTAGAGAATGAGAGATTTCTAAGAACTCTTTCCTCTACAAATTTTCCAAGGGTCCTTTAAAAGTCTGAGAgcaaaaacaaagtatttttaaatgagataagtCAATTAAGTTTTATAGACAAGGAAGACATCTAAAAAGAATGGGGTAAAACAAAATCCTTAAAAGCATTCAAAGACCACCTAGGAGTTTGCAAAAACACAACTAGTGCCAGTTCCCCACCCAGCACATTGGAACTTGATTTGCCAACTTTGTAGTCAATAATGAAACATCCATGAATATTGAACAGCTTCTATTACACTGATATTTCTGAAAGCAAAAAGGAGTATttgtcggctgggcacagtggctcacacctgtaatcccagcaccttgggaggccgaggtgggtcaatcacttgagctcaggagttagagatcagcctgggcaacatggcgaaaccccatctctactaaaaatacaaaaatatagctgggcatggtggtgcatgcctgtagtcccagctactcaggaagctgaggtgggaggatcgcttgagcttggggaggttgaggctgcagtgagccgtgatcacaccactgcactccagcctgggcaacagagagagaccctgtctcaaataataataacatttgacCTTAATTTTTTCTCCGTATTTCATGCTCCTGCCAGACAACAGGAGAGGTTAAAAACCCTGGTCCAGCCACAGTAAGATGGAAATAATTGCCCTGCACATCCAGCCTACCTCCCAGGGTGGTGGCTCCAGCAAGACCTCGTCGGACATTCATAGGGGCCACAGAATACCAGACCCCATCCTCATCTGCTGTGTAGTCTAGACATTCCACTGAACTAAGGCGGGAACGGCCATCATAGCCACCAATGACGTAGATCCGGTCATGAAGGGACACTGAGGCCACATAACGTCTCTTACGAGTGATGCTCTATGGATTTGGAGAGAAGAGGTACAGAGCATTTCAGTTAGGCAAGTTTTGGGCCTTACCTTTTGCTATCTTCCCTGTTGTATCTGCACACCTCTCTGCTTCTTCACCTGTCATCATGAACCCTCCTTAAGTGGTTCATCCTCAAGTGGCTCCCAAATAGCTACCTACTGAACGAAATGCCTGTTGTGGTGCTCTTAAAGATACAAGCTTTCTGCATCTCTGCCTCTTTCCAAGGCTTCCAAAAGATTTAACAGCTTTCTGTTATCCAATATCTGACTCCTTTCTCTTCCATAAGGCACTGGGCTAAGAGACTGATATCCTTCCATAAAGTAGAAAAGTATTCCCACATTGCTAATCAAAGGATGAGGATTTATTATAAGAACCTTAAAAGGTAGGAGGGTTGGATTTCCATGTTTTCTCAGAAATTACTATTGTTCATTCAGCACTGAGAGACATGCTGAGGGAGACagatacaaactttttttttctgagttgggatctcactatcacccaggctggagtgcagtggcacaatcacagttcactgcaacctcgaactcctgggctcaagcaatcttctgccacagcctcccaagtagctaggactacaggcatgcaccaccatgcctggctaatttttttgtttacttttttgtagagacagagtctcaccatattgcccaggctggtcttgaactcctggcctcaagagatcctcccatctcagcctcccaaagggctgggattataggtgtgagctaccacgcccagcccaaacttctgagctcaactGAACACTGGGTTCAATTCAACACAATTTAACATTCAGTTCAGTTTAACACAGCACGACCAATGAAATGTGCTAGGAATTATACAGACAGCTTAGAAAGGCACCTAACTAGTGGTGGCCATCTGAGTTTACCTTGACACAGGGCCACTGACATTTCTAAGGCATAATCTTCTAATCTAAACAGTCAAAAACTGTTAAGTAAGTACCTACTATATGCACAAGACTGTTGTAAGAAACATCCTGTTATTAGGCTTTTCTACTCTTAAGGCTGGATTAGCTATGATCTGGAGGCAGAGACTGAGGACATTTAACATCCCTCCCAACGAATGGTTTCACCATTATTTACTGGCAAAAAGCTCCACTCCTGAGTCTTGGGGTCATATTTCTCTACCACATCAATGGGAGACTGCTGGCTTCCAAAGCCCCCAACCACCAAAAGCACTTCATTGGCTCCTGAAgacaaaggcagaaaaaagatGGGTTAGTTCAGCATCCCTGGATGGGTAACTAGTCACAGGGAAGTGTCAACAGAAACAGTTCTAGGATGTCTTGTTTTATGTGGCTGAGGGATGCAATCCGAAATGGGAGATAATCATAAGGCTGTCGAATGGGGAGTTATTTTTCCTTGAGGCTGTAGCTCTCGAGTCTCTGAAACTTAAATTTCTGGACATTAAAACTCTAGAAAGCAAACTTCAACATGACACTgcaccatttctttttctttttttttttttttttttttttggagacagagtttcgctcttgttgaccaggctagaatgcaattccatgatctcggctcaccacaacctctgcctcctgggctcaagtgattctcctgcctcagcctcccgagtagctgggattacaggctgtgccaccacgcccagctaattttgtatttttagtagagatggggttggtcaggctggtcccgaactcccaacctcaagtgatccgccagcctcgacctcccaaagtgctgggattacaggtgtgagtcactgtgcccggcaacACTGCACCATTTCAACCTATTGAGATGACTGGCTGACATAATCCTTGAGGTCTTAAGTGCAGGTGAGAGCCTAAAGGCACTCTCTGCACTTAGCCTGAAAAACTCAAATTGGGAGGTTTTTTGTTGTAATGGGGAAAGAACTCTCCTAACCTTGTCACAAAAAAAGCTACATGTTGAAACTTAGGATCCAAGTGATGgatttaaaatctctttttctttttctgaattgagaaagggtctcgctatattgcccaggctgatctcaaactcctagcctaaagtgattctcctgcctcagcctcccaaagtgctgggattacaggaatgagtcactgtgcctggcctaaaatctCTTTTCCATGAACACTTCCTTCTCCAATTTAGTCAACTATATGATCACATTCCCTGCCAATTCATCAAAACCACCAGGCAACAAAAGACTAGAGTTTTAAAGGAAAagtctttttctctattttcccaaAGAAGCTATTCTGACAGCCTTTATATCTTCCCCTTCCCCTAACGCCTTACTCTGATAAAATATTTCCTACCTTggcttttggagacagggtcttgctatattgcccaggctggtctcaaactcccggcctcaagcgatactcctgccttagcctcccaagtagctgggattacaggaatgagccacagcacctgcctTGGCTTTTTTCAAAGAGCAAAGTCTCTTTGAGAAAATCCCCTGTGCATGTGCTCCATTAGAACTCATGGAGAGAATAGTTAGCTGGAGCTTTGGAAAATTCAATCACTAGGAAGCATCTAGGAGACCAAAGTGATCTTATGAGTAACCTGGACTTGAAAGAGCAAATGTAGTACCTTGAAGCTGACAGGAAACACAGATAAACCCCTAATGAAGTAATGGATTTGACAATTATCATCAATTGCTGGGCTAGAATCATTATTTCAAAAGCCAATATATTACTATGAGACATTGAGTGCTTCCTAATGGTGATGAATAGGAAGGACCACACTACCACCTCGTCTTTTTTCCAAAAAACTGAGCCTGACTCTTAACAAGCCTCTAATCCAACCACTAGTTTACAGGCAATACATGGGAGAAGAACATGTTAAATGACACTACAAAGATGCAACAGCAGAGTCTAGAATGTGGGAAATTCTACAGGTCGAACAGCTTGGCTTCTTCAAGAAATAAACTGGCTGGGAAAAACCAAAACAGGATGGAAACTTTTGGATTAAAACGAGACTGAAAAGAGACATGAAATCACGAGCAACGTGTGGACTTTGTCTGGATTCTGATTTGAACAACATAAgtactcaaaaacaaacaacaaaaaattatggaaaaaaaattacacaaacacGTGAGAATAAGGAATTGTGTGATTTTAAACAGTGATAATGGCATTCTAGATgtggcagaattttttttccttatcttttagaGACACACGTGGAAGTATGACACATAGGCATGGAATAATATCCAGTctggaatttgcttcaaaatagcctgggtgcagtggctcatgcctgtaatcccaacactttgggaggccaaggctggcagatcacttgaggtaaggagtttgagaccagcctagccaacaaggcaaaaccccgtctctactaaaaatacaaaaattagctgagtgtggtggcgcacacctgaaatcccaactactcgggtgGCTCAGGCATGAGaatgcttaaacccaggaagtggaggttgtagtgagctgagatagcgccactacactccagcctgggcaataaggcaaaactccatctcaaagaaaaagctATGTGTTGATAATTGTTAAAATTGAGTGATGGGTATGGGGGATcattatattactattttt
Protein-coding regions in this window:
- the KLHL12 gene encoding kelch-like protein 12 isoform 2 (isoform 2 is encoded by transcript variant 2), which gives rise to MGGIMAPKDIMTNTHAKSILNSMNSLRKSNTLCDVTLRVEQKDFPAHRIVLAACSDYFCAMFTSELSEKGKPYVDIQGLTASTMEILLDFVYTETVHVTVENVQELLPAACLLQLKGVKQACCEFLESQLDPSNCLGIRDFAETHNCVDLMQAAEVFSQKHFPEVVQHEEFILLSQGEVEKLIKCDEIQVDSEEPVFEAVINWVKHAKKEREESLPNLLQYVRMPLLTPRYITDVIDAEPFIRCSLQCRDLVDEAKKFHLRPELRSQMQGPRTRARLGANEVLLVVGGFGSQQSPIDVVEKYDPKTQEWSFLPSITRKRRYVASVSLHDRIYVIGGYDGRSRLSSVECLDYTADEDGVWYSVAPMNVRRGLAGATTLGDMIYVSGGFDGSRRHTSMERYDPNIDQWSMLGDMQTAREGAGLVVASGVIYCLGGYDGLNILNSVEKYDPHTGHWTNVTPMATKRSGAGVALLNDHIYVVGGFDGTAHLSSVEAYNIRTDSWTTVTSMTTPRCYVGATVLRGRLYAIAGYDGNSLLSSIECYDPIIDSWEVVTSMGTQRCDAGVCVLREK